A single genomic interval of Spinacia oleracea cultivar Varoflay chromosome 6, BTI_SOV_V1, whole genome shotgun sequence harbors:
- the LOC110792490 gene encoding protein NRT1/ PTR FAMILY 6.3 → MALPISDEFGKTLSDAWDYKGLPANRSKTGGWIPSAMILGVETCERLITLGIAFNLVTYLTGVMHLGNATSANTVTNFLGTSFMLCLLGGFVADTFLGRYLTIAIFATVQALGVTILTISTIIPNLRPPACPENSTTCVQANGTQLGVLHLALYLTALGTGGLKSSVSGFGSDQFDDKDKDERSMMTTFFNWFYFIVSFGSLAAVTVLVYIEDNLGRQWGYGICACAVVVCIIFFLLGTKRYRFKKLAGSPLSQIGAVFVAAWKKRKIQLPAHSSQLFNIDDLAETSVKSKQKLPHSKQFRFLDKAAIKTGEMGEDLATVSKWDLTTQTDVEEVKMIVRMLPIWATTIEFWTVHAQMTTFSVSQAVTMDRHIGGKFQIPPASMTAFLIASILLTVPIYDRLVAPIAARLFKNPQGLSPLRRVGVGLFLATVAMSVAALIEIKRVKVAESHELVHDPNAILPISVFWLIPQFILTGAGEAMIYAGQLDFFLRECPKGMKTISTGLFLSTLSLGFFFSTILVSLVNSLTAHSKPWLADNLNEGRLYNFYWLLGIISLINFVVFLFCAKWYMYKDKWLAAEGFEVEMDQTPGPSCH, encoded by the exons ATGGCTCTTCCCATAAGCGATGAATTCGGGAAAACTCTAAGTGATGCCTGGGACTACAAAGGCCTTCCTGCGAATCGCTCTAAGACTGGCGGTTGGATCCCTTCCGCCATGATTTTAG gtgTTGAAACATGTGAAAGGTTGATAACTTTAGGGATTGCATTCAACCTGGTGACGTACTTAACTGGAGTTATGCATTTAGGGAATGCTACATCTGCTAATACTGTCACCAACTTCCTTGGTACCTCCTTCATGCTCTGTCTCCTCGGTGGCTTCGTTGCTGACACCTTTCTCGGCCG GTACTTGACCATTGCTATCTTTGCTACAGTTCAAGCTCTG GGTGTGACAATCTTAACAATATCAACTATAATCCCGAATCTACGTCCACCCGCATGCCCGGAGAATTCCACAACATGTGTTCAAGCCAATGGAACTCAGCTAGGCGTTCTTCACCTAGCACTCTATTTGACTGCCTTAGGAACGGGTGGTCTTAAATCGAGTGTATCTGGTTTCGGATCAGATCAATTTGATGACAAGGACAAAGATGAAAGATCAATGATGACAACATTTTTCAATTGGTTTTATTTCATAGTCAGTTTTGGTTCACTAGCAGCAGTTACAGTCTTGGTTTATATTGAAGATAATTTGGGAAGACAATGGGGTTATGGAATATGTGCTTGTGCTGTTGTCGTCTGCattattttcttccttttggGTACTAAACGATACCGTTTTAAGAAGCTTGCCGGTAGCCCTCTATCTCAAATAGGCGCAGTATTTGTCGCTGCTTGGAAAAAGAGAAAGATACAACTTCCTGCTCATTCGTCCCAACTTTTCAACATTGATGACTTGGCAGAAACTAGTGTTAAATCTAAGCAAAAACTCCCTCATAGCAAGCAATTCAG GTTCTTGGACAAGGCAGCCATAAAGACAGGTGAAATGGGAGAAGACTTAGCCACAGTAAGCAAATGGGACTTAACAACACAAACAGATGTAGAAGAGGTGAAAATGATAGTAAGAATGCTACCAATATGGGCAACAACAATAGAGTTTTGGACAGTACATGCACAAATGACAACATTTTCAGTGTCACAAGCTGTAACAATGGACCGTCATATAGGTGGGAAATTCCAAATACCACCAGCATCAATGACAGCCTTCCTAATTGCAAGCATTCTACTAACGGTCCCTATTTATGACCGTCTAGTTGCTCCAATAGCAGCCCGGTTGTTTAAAAACCCACAAGGTTTGTCCCCACTTCGTCGTGTTGGTGTTGGCTTATTCCTTGCTACTGTTGCAATGTCTGTTGCTGCCCTTATTGAGATCAAAAGGGTTAAAGTTGCAGAATCACATGAATTGGTACATGATCCAAATGCAATACTACCAATATCTGTTTTCTGGTTAATTCCACAATTTATATTAACTGGTGCTGGAGAAGCAATGATATATGCAGGTCAACTTGATTTTTTCttaagagaatgtccaaagggAATGAAGACTATTAGTACAGGCTTGTTTTTAAGCACACTTTCCTTAGGTTTTTTCTTTAGTACAATACTAGTTTCGTTAGTCAACTCTCTAACTGCACATTCTAAACCATGGTTAGCAGACAACCTTAACGAAGGACGCCTTTACAACTTCTATTGGCTATTGGGaatcataagcttgattaacTTTGTAGTCTTCTTGTTTTGTGCAAAATGGTATATGTACAAGGACAAGTGGCTTGCTGCTGAAGGATTTGAAGTTGAAATGGATCAAACTCCAGGACCAAGCTGCCATTGA